From one Dyella sp. 2HG41-7 genomic stretch:
- a CDS encoding autotransporter-associated beta strand repeat-containing protein, which translates to MNRIYRLVWNCALGAVQVASELVRASNGHMANSGPARPHRLKPLAMALALGLSLPLISIDAHADGGHGGSSGGAPSVPGGAGGSATAPTGATGFAGIVGGYQAGGGGGGGASPFTTPVGGSGGQGGFGAAGGTGSAAFLEISSGAVPTFAFGGGTGGAGGAATGYGGGGGGAAGSAAVWAAMSGAFPVTAAAGASPTGGAGGAGGAGAGYGGGGGGGQGGAGMLVTGYGAGAPGTINSAGNFTGGVGGAGGAGGSGAYAGGNGGSGGDGGAGMLFGSNFVGVLNNSGAITGGNGGAGGNAGAGYSLLGTSGAGGAGGAGISTAAGSILTIVNSGTIRGGNAASGSAAGGVGITGSNLTVVNSGTISGGLAGNGSTVASAIVFTGGTNTLELEAGGQINGTVVAVSGGNDTFQLGGNGTTATFNVGQIGGKYQNFANFEKLGSSTWTLTGSTSSTTSWKLDGGTLAISSDSNLGASAGSLSFNGGALEITTTLTTNRTMSLGAGGGTLAPDVATMLTEAGSIGGAGGLTTSGGGIVTLAGANTYTGVTTINAGSTLALTSNNSIAHSSDVIDNGTFNINTSGATIQSLGGSGVVNLGTQTLTLTNASDTFTGSILGSGGVAFDGGNQIVTSANNSYTGSMTVNGGTLSLKSGGAFSNLSTFSDNGTALVDGSGSNITASGGSGTPMMIGDNGTGTLTVSNGATVVSNGQLNVGQNAGDNGTVNVSTGAQLNSSSFINIGQLGTGALSVSTGGKVDASSFFSIADGAGSTGSVQITDSGSSVSSANFVVGNHGGNGSLTVANGGVATGVNSFGIAADVGSVGTVNIGAAAGSAAAAPGTLNTNSVDFGNGTGTLVFNHTSLTYTFAPTILGNGTVDVLAGYTTFNNYEYYTGATNISGGRLMLAGASGIGSSSGVDVGSGGIFDISAVSTGAATIRDLSGAGTVALGGVALSLGTANSTEFDGAITDGGIFNGSGGSLNKQGSGTLDLTGVNTYTGGTTIYSGTLQLSGAGSIASSSGVDVGSGGTFDISGLTNGGTTIGNLSGAGTVALGGNALSIDAAYNAEFDGTIVDGGIAGGAGGALIKNRLGTLDLTGANTYTGSTTINNGTLQLSGAGSIASSSGVIVNDASFDISGLTHGGTTIGDLSGAGTVALGGNALTVGTANNTEFDGAITDGGIAGGTGGALIKQGSGTLDLTGVNTYTGSTTINGGTLQLTGSGSIAASSGVILNGGTFDISGATNLVSTIGDLSGTGTVALAGNTLAVGTANNTEFDGVITDGNAGIGGGLIKQGSGTLDLTGANAYTGDTTINNGTLALSGSGSIASSRAVIVNNGSFDISGLTNGGATISDLSGAGTVALGSNALTVGTANNTEFDGAITDGGIAGGTGGSLIKQGTGTLTLGGVNTYTGDTTVQSGALLLTSGGSIAGNVNVDSGASLGGLGSIGGTVDLASGASLAPTGTMTVGNMIAEQGSQLNETFGAPGANFQTMGSSSSVSVTGNLELDGATLNVTSAGNMGPGIYNLFTYGGTLTETNGGISLGTTPSGEVLAIQNLTGSKQINLLDTTGYTLNFWNANGQASATQMGGGSGTWSATSQTWTDANGDVTSVMQPQPGFGIFGGAAGTVLVDDSAGAVQATGMQFASDGYVVTGDTLTLVGSGGNAPIINVGDGSSASAGWTATFNNAVVSSDGLTKTDLGTLVLNGNNTQIINGATISGGNLVIGAGTGSVLIVGADGTAGVGATTSNGTDGGAGGAGVTMASDTHFTNGGNGIALGGFGGNGGAGGYNANAPAGAGAGGAGGIGVDGGAGSVTVTNSGFITGGVGGRGGFTSQTFGLTASGVGGAGGAGVALGDSSMLINNASGSISGGAGGYSQSAVFDGNPSAPAGSSYRFTSNNGATGGAGISVGDFGSVTNGGSIQGGNGSMGGAAAVIVPTNAASYGSFSAIGGNGGNGGAGASLGTDTSLTNTGSIFAGNGGAGSFYPTFGSALVFAPGSTTGSLQAIAGAGGAGGDGVDMAGGLTNQVGAYIGGGTGGAGAAMGFTINGSTTYASNGGVGGNGGNGAVFGSGFGNASNAGAIGGGSGGAGGDFVPLNIPVPSTFVSAGVGGAGGDGGAALVAGAGNVSNSGTFVGGHGGNGGSLSSWSVPGGAGGAGGNGGAGVVSNGSLNLSNVSGGVIAGGYGGRGGSGGMGNGDVNGQTTATAGSAGGVGGEGGAGANLMAGTILANNGTIVGGKGGAGGIGGYGGYVSSTASGATGGNGGVGGAGAAGVSGAGFTVTNSSVITGGLGGAGGTGGSSNYAAGTAGNGGNGGAGGAGISGSGMSVTNTSTGTILGGNGGAAGPKGYVSAGGSGVAGIGGAGGAGVVSTGGSTIINAGLIAGGLSATGAQADAVDLSGGGNMLIVEAGYAFTGNVVSTSGNTNGGDTFALGGSTNATFDLSKVGAGAAIQGFTQFAKIGTSTWTLSGAGNANQNWTISSGTLVGNSTSIVGNVTFAPASNGSADVTFNQSTNGTFGGVISGNGSLTKIGNGTLTLTGDNSYTGATTITGGMLQIANANAVTYASAITGSGSLTQSGSGILILNGANTYAGGTTVQAGTLEVGDSSHTNATVQNDVTVNAGGTLRGHGTIIGNVTSDGTVWPGGSVGVLTIVGNYTQNADATLQVDVTPTQASELNVYGNASLAGTVNIIYAPGTYANTTYTLVQAKQVTGQFAAMTSTGSVPTALNPTLSYNTSQAQLTLAAASTTPVTPPATTVVAPQDGSLYANLMRSQDLVGQQVLSTVLDATLRNGDMGCNGSAGASHTNTVASACHSDLWMQYSGGSDSLTGSNGLNSTSFGLQGGFDHGVTDTAHVGIEAGYNRINGSDRNGGNGTIDSVHGGVYAYANVGPTVLSGMLDGTHSSYSIYRQTGIGHGVTRPDGDAMSAAVQAAWPMTMAQWQVTPAVGALYEHQTLNAFGETVPSNNPLADEFSLQGAHTTYNVLQPYARVQFSHAFTAQGISYLPQFDVGYRYDTRSNNMPVVQATSQDGTVFMLPGDRVGRGVATVGARINAQAGASWSLYLDYQGQFSSHLNDNALSVGFTKTF; encoded by the coding sequence GTGAATCGTATTTACCGTTTGGTTTGGAATTGCGCGCTGGGCGCTGTCCAGGTTGCGTCCGAGCTGGTGCGCGCTTCGAACGGGCACATGGCCAACAGCGGTCCTGCACGCCCCCATCGACTCAAGCCGTTGGCCATGGCGCTTGCGCTGGGTCTTTCGCTGCCGTTGATATCGATCGACGCGCATGCCGATGGCGGTCACGGCGGTAGTTCCGGCGGCGCCCCCTCGGTTCCGGGCGGTGCGGGCGGCAGCGCCACCGCGCCAACGGGCGCAACAGGCTTTGCCGGTATTGTGGGCGGATATCAGGCGGGCGGCGGTGGCGGCGGCGGAGCCAGCCCGTTCACGACGCCGGTTGGAGGAAGCGGAGGGCAGGGCGGCTTCGGGGCAGCTGGCGGAACCGGCAGCGCTGCGTTCTTGGAAATCTCGTCGGGGGCCGTCCCCACTTTTGCGTTCGGCGGCGGAACCGGAGGCGCGGGCGGCGCGGCCACAGGATATGGCGGCGGCGGCGGTGGTGCTGCTGGCTCGGCTGCGGTTTGGGCGGCGATGAGCGGCGCTTTCCCCGTGACGGCGGCCGCAGGGGCTTCGCCCACCGGTGGCGCGGGTGGCGCTGGCGGCGCAGGCGCGGGCTATGGCGGTGGCGGTGGCGGTGGCCAAGGTGGCGCCGGCATGCTGGTTACCGGCTATGGCGCAGGCGCGCCGGGCACGATCAACTCGGCCGGTAACTTCACTGGCGGCGTGGGTGGTGCGGGCGGTGCGGGCGGATCGGGGGCATATGCAGGCGGCAATGGCGGTTCGGGCGGCGATGGCGGCGCGGGCATGCTGTTCGGTAGCAACTTCGTGGGTGTCTTGAACAACAGCGGAGCGATCACCGGCGGCAACGGCGGTGCGGGTGGTAATGCCGGGGCCGGATACAGTTTGCTCGGCACGAGCGGTGCAGGCGGCGCCGGTGGCGCAGGTATCAGCACCGCTGCCGGCAGCATTCTCACGATCGTCAACAGCGGCACGATCCGCGGCGGCAACGCGGCCAGTGGCTCTGCGGCCGGCGGCGTCGGCATCACGGGTAGCAACCTCACTGTCGTCAATAGCGGCACGATCAGCGGCGGCTTGGCGGGCAACGGAAGCACTGTGGCCAGCGCCATTGTTTTCACCGGCGGCACGAATACGTTGGAGCTGGAAGCTGGCGGGCAGATCAACGGCACCGTGGTCGCCGTGTCCGGCGGCAACGATACGTTCCAGTTGGGCGGCAACGGCACCACCGCTACGTTCAACGTGGGGCAGATCGGTGGGAAGTACCAAAATTTCGCCAACTTCGAAAAGCTAGGCAGCAGCACCTGGACGTTGACGGGCAGCACGTCGTCGACCACCTCATGGAAATTGGATGGCGGCACGCTGGCGATTTCCAGTGACAGCAATCTCGGCGCCAGCGCGGGCTCGTTGAGTTTCAACGGCGGCGCGTTGGAGATCACGACGACGTTGACCACCAATCGCACGATGTCGCTGGGCGCCGGCGGCGGCACTCTCGCCCCCGATGTCGCCACGATGTTGACGGAAGCCGGCAGCATCGGCGGCGCGGGTGGGCTGACGACATCGGGCGGCGGCATAGTGACGCTGGCGGGCGCCAATACGTATACCGGCGTTACCACGATCAATGCGGGCAGCACGCTGGCGCTGACCAGCAATAACAGCATCGCTCATTCGAGCGATGTCATCGACAACGGCACGTTCAATATCAACACCAGCGGCGCGACCATTCAATCGCTGGGCGGTAGCGGCGTCGTCAACCTTGGCACGCAAACGCTCACGCTTACGAATGCCAGCGATACGTTCACCGGTTCGATCCTCGGCTCCGGCGGCGTCGCATTCGATGGCGGCAATCAGATCGTTACCAGCGCCAATAACTCGTACACCGGTTCGATGACGGTTAACGGCGGCACGTTGTCGCTGAAGTCCGGCGGCGCGTTTTCCAACCTTTCCACCTTCAGCGACAACGGCACGGCGTTGGTCGACGGATCGGGCTCGAACATCACCGCCTCCGGCGGCAGCGGTACGCCGATGATGATCGGCGACAACGGCACCGGTACGCTGACGGTCAGCAACGGTGCGACCGTCGTCAGCAACGGCCAATTGAACGTCGGCCAGAATGCCGGCGACAACGGCACGGTGAACGTCTCCACCGGCGCGCAACTCAACAGCAGCAGCTTTATCAATATCGGCCAATTGGGCACCGGTGCGCTGAGCGTATCCACGGGCGGCAAGGTCGACGCTTCCAGTTTCTTTTCCATCGCCGATGGCGCGGGGTCCACGGGTTCCGTGCAGATTACCGACAGCGGTTCAAGCGTCAGTTCGGCGAACTTTGTGGTGGGCAATCACGGCGGCAACGGTAGCTTGACGGTCGCCAACGGCGGCGTGGCGACGGGCGTCAACAGTTTCGGGATCGCCGCGGACGTCGGTTCCGTTGGCACGGTCAACATCGGTGCTGCGGCAGGCAGCGCTGCGGCTGCGCCCGGTACGCTGAACACCAATTCGGTGGACTTCGGTAATGGTACGGGCACGCTGGTCTTCAATCACACCAGTCTGACGTATACCTTTGCGCCGACGATCCTCGGCAACGGCACGGTGGATGTGCTTGCCGGCTACACCACGTTCAACAATTACGAGTATTACACCGGCGCCACCAACATCAGCGGCGGCAGGTTGATGTTGGCGGGCGCGAGCGGCATTGGTTCGTCGAGCGGCGTCGATGTCGGCAGCGGCGGCATCTTCGATATTTCCGCCGTTTCCACAGGCGCCGCGACCATCCGCGATCTGTCTGGTGCGGGCACGGTGGCCTTGGGCGGCGTTGCGCTTTCGCTCGGCACCGCGAACAGCACTGAGTTCGATGGCGCGATCACCGACGGCGGCATCTTCAATGGCAGCGGCGGTTCGCTGAATAAGCAGGGCAGCGGCACGCTCGATCTCACTGGCGTGAACACGTATACCGGAGGCACCACGATCTACAGCGGCACGCTGCAGTTGTCGGGCGCGGGAAGCATCGCGTCGTCGAGCGGCGTCGATGTCGGTAGCGGCGGTACCTTCGATATTTCCGGCCTGACGAATGGCGGCACGACCATCGGTAATTTGTCCGGTGCTGGCACGGTCGCTTTGGGCGGCAATGCACTCTCCATCGACGCGGCTTACAACGCTGAGTTCGACGGCACGATCGTCGACGGCGGCATCGCTGGCGGCGCGGGTGGCGCGCTGATCAAGAACCGCCTCGGCACGCTCGATCTCACCGGTGCGAACACGTACACCGGCAGCACCACGATCAACAACGGCACGTTGCAGTTGTCGGGCGCGGGAAGCATCGCGTCGTCGAGCGGCGTGATCGTCAATGACGCCAGCTTCGATATTTCCGGTTTGACCCATGGCGGTACGACGATTGGCGATCTGTCCGGCGCGGGCACGGTTGCGTTGGGCGGCAATGCGCTCACCGTTGGCACGGCAAACAACACCGAGTTCGATGGCGCGATCACCGACGGCGGCATCGCTGGCGGCACCGGCGGTGCGTTGATCAAGCAAGGCAGCGGCACGCTCGATCTCACGGGCGTGAACACGTACACCGGCAGCACCACGATCAACGGCGGCACGCTGCAGTTGACGGGCTCGGGAAGCATCGCTGCGTCGAGCGGCGTGATTCTCAATGGCGGCACGTTCGATATTTCCGGTGCGACAAATCTCGTCTCGACCATCGGCGATCTGTCCGGCACGGGCACGGTTGCGTTGGCAGGCAATACGCTTGCCGTCGGCACGGCGAACAACACCGAGTTCGATGGCGTGATCACCGATGGCAATGCAGGCATCGGCGGCGGGTTGATCAAGCAAGGCAGCGGCACGCTCGATCTCACCGGCGCGAACGCATACACCGGCGACACCACGATCAACAACGGCACGTTGGCGTTGTCGGGTTCGGGCAGCATTGCGTCGTCGCGGGCGGTTATCGTCAATAACGGCAGCTTCGATATTTCCGGTTTGACCAATGGCGGCGCGACGATCAGCGATCTGTCCGGCGCCGGCACGGTCGCGTTGGGTAGCAATGCGCTCACGGTCGGCACGGCGAACAACACCGAGTTCGATGGCGCGATCACCGATGGCGGCATCGCGGGTGGTACGGGCGGTTCGCTGATCAAGCAAGGCACGGGCACGTTGACCTTGGGTGGCGTCAATACGTACACCGGCGATACGACGGTGCAATCGGGTGCATTGCTGCTTACGTCGGGCGGTTCGATCGCTGGCAACGTGAATGTGGATAGCGGGGCGAGCCTCGGCGGCCTGGGTTCGATTGGTGGCACGGTCGATCTGGCTTCCGGCGCGTCGCTTGCGCCGACCGGAACGATGACGGTCGGCAACATGATTGCCGAGCAAGGCAGCCAGTTGAACGAAACGTTCGGTGCGCCGGGCGCGAACTTCCAAACCATGGGCAGCAGTAGCAGCGTTAGCGTCACCGGCAATCTGGAATTGGATGGCGCCACGCTCAATGTCACCAGCGCCGGCAATATGGGGCCGGGCATCTATAACCTCTTCACTTACGGCGGCACGCTGACCGAAACCAACGGCGGCATCAGCCTCGGCACCACGCCATCGGGTGAAGTGCTGGCGATCCAGAATCTCACCGGCAGCAAGCAGATCAATCTGCTCGACACGACCGGTTACACGCTGAATTTCTGGAATGCGAACGGCCAAGCCAGCGCCACGCAAATGGGTGGCGGCAGCGGCACGTGGTCGGCGACGTCGCAGACGTGGACCGATGCAAATGGCGATGTCACCTCGGTGATGCAACCGCAGCCGGGCTTCGGCATTTTCGGCGGCGCGGCGGGCACGGTGCTTGTGGATGACAGCGCCGGTGCGGTGCAAGCCACCGGCATGCAGTTTGCGAGCGACGGTTATGTCGTGACCGGTGACACGCTCACGCTGGTCGGCAGCGGCGGCAATGCGCCGATCATCAACGTCGGCGATGGCAGCAGCGCGAGTGCGGGTTGGACGGCTACGTTCAACAACGCGGTGGTGTCGAGCGACGGCCTCACTAAGACCGACCTCGGCACGTTGGTGTTGAACGGCAATAACACGCAGATCATCAACGGCGCGACGATCAGCGGCGGCAATCTGGTCATTGGTGCGGGCACCGGTTCCGTCCTGATCGTTGGCGCCGACGGCACGGCTGGCGTGGGCGCCACCACCAGCAACGGCACCGATGGCGGTGCCGGCGGCGCCGGCGTCACGATGGCCAGCGACACACACTTCACCAATGGTGGCAATGGCATCGCGCTGGGTGGCTTCGGTGGCAACGGTGGCGCGGGCGGTTACAACGCGAACGCTCCCGCCGGTGCCGGCGCCGGCGGCGCAGGCGGCATCGGCGTCGATGGCGGCGCTGGCAGCGTCACAGTGACGAACAGCGGCTTTATTACAGGTGGCGTCGGCGGCAGGGGCGGCTTTACCAGTCAGACCTTCGGTTTGACGGCGAGCGGCGTCGGTGGTGCGGGTGGCGCCGGTGTGGCGCTTGGCGATAGCAGCATGCTGATCAACAACGCAAGCGGCTCGATTTCCGGTGGCGCCGGCGGCTATAGCCAATCCGCTGTTTTCGACGGCAATCCGTCGGCTCCGGCGGGAAGCTCCTATCGCTTTACCAGTAACAACGGCGCGACCGGCGGTGCGGGCATCAGTGTCGGTGACTTCGGTTCGGTGACCAACGGTGGTTCGATCCAGGGCGGCAACGGTTCGATGGGCGGCGCCGCCGCTGTGATCGTGCCGACGAACGCCGCTTCGTACGGCAGTTTCAGCGCGATCGGCGGCAACGGTGGTAACGGTGGCGCGGGCGCGAGCCTGGGTACCGACACGTCGCTTACCAACACCGGCAGCATCTTCGCCGGCAACGGCGGTGCGGGTTCGTTCTATCCCACCTTTGGATCGGCGCTCGTCTTTGCGCCTGGCTCGACCACGGGCAGTTTGCAGGCAATCGCCGGCGCAGGCGGCGCGGGCGGCGATGGCGTGGATATGGCCGGCGGCCTGACCAACCAGGTCGGTGCTTATATCGGCGGCGGCACCGGCGGCGCTGGTGCGGCGATGGGTTTCACCATCAATGGCTCGACCACTTATGCCAGCAACGGCGGCGTGGGTGGCAACGGCGGTAACGGCGCGGTGTTCGGTAGCGGTTTCGGAAACGCCAGCAACGCGGGCGCTATCGGCGGCGGCAGCGGCGGTGCGGGCGGCGACTTTGTTCCGCTGAACATTCCCGTTCCTTCGACCTTCGTATCCGCAGGCGTCGGTGGCGCGGGCGGTGATGGCGGCGCGGCGCTCGTCGCCGGCGCGGGCAACGTCTCCAACAGCGGCACGTTCGTCGGCGGCCATGGCGGCAACGGTGGTTCGCTATCCAGTTGGAGTGTTCCCGGTGGTGCAGGTGGCGCTGGCGGTAACGGTGGTGCGGGCGTCGTCAGCAACGGCAGTCTCAACCTGAGCAACGTCAGCGGTGGTGTCATTGCCGGTGGTTACGGCGGTCGTGGCGGCAGCGGCGGCATGGGCAACGGCGACGTCAACGGACAAACGACTGCCACGGCTGGCAGCGCGGGTGGCGTCGGTGGTGAAGGTGGCGCGGGCGCCAATCTGATGGCGGGGACGATCCTCGCCAACAACGGCACGATTGTCGGTGGCAAGGGCGGTGCGGGCGGTATCGGCGGATACGGTGGTTATGTATCGAGCACGGCCAGCGGCGCGACCGGCGGTAACGGCGGCGTCGGTGGTGCGGGTGCGGCCGGTGTGAGTGGCGCGGGCTTTACGGTCACCAACAGCAGCGTGATCACCGGGGGCTTGGGCGGCGCAGGTGGCACGGGCGGATCGTCGAATTACGCCGCAGGAACTGCCGGCAACGGTGGTAACGGCGGCGCGGGCGGCGCAGGCATCAGCGGTTCGGGCATGTCGGTTACCAACACCAGCACCGGCACGATTCTCGGTGGCAACGGCGGCGCTGCCGGTCCGAAGGGCTATGTGTCGGCTGGCGGCAGCGGTGTCGCCGGCATCGGCGGCGCAGGTGGCGCGGGCGTGGTGTCGACCGGCGGCTCGACGATCATCAACGCCGGCCTTATCGCCGGTGGTTTGAGCGCCACCGGCGCGCAAGCCGATGCGGTGGATTTGAGCGGCGGCGGCAACATGTTGATCGTCGAAGCGGGCTACGCGTTCACCGGCAATGTCGTCAGCACCAGCGGCAACACCAACGGCGGCGATACGTTCGCGCTCGGCGGCAGCACCAACGCAACGTTCGACCTCAGTAAGGTCGGCGCAGGCGCCGCCATTCAAGGTTTCACGCAGTTCGCCAAGATCGGCACCAGCACATGGACCTTGTCGGGCGCCGGCAATGCGAACCAGAACTGGACGATCAGCAGCGGCACGCTGGTCGGCAATAGCACCAGCATCGTCGGCAATGTCACGTTCGCGCCGGCGAGCAACGGCAGCGCCGATGTGACGTTCAATCAGTCGACCAACGGTACCTTCGGCGGCGTGATCAGCGGCAACGGTTCGCTGACCAAGATCGGCAATGGCACGCTGACGCTTACGGGCGACAACAGCTACACCGGCGCCACCACCATCACGGGCGGCATGTTGCAGATCGCCAACGCCAATGCGGTGACCTACGCCTCTGCGATTACCGGCAGCGGCAGCTTGACGCAGAGCGGCAGCGGCATCCTGATCCTCAACGGCGCGAACACCTACGCGGGCGGCACGACGGTGCAAGCCGGTACGCTGGAAGTGGGCGACAGCTCGCACACCAACGCAACCGTCCAGAACGACGTGACGGTGAACGCGGGCGGCACCTTGCGCGGCCACGGCACCATCATCGGCAACGTGACCAGCGATGGCACGGTGTGGCCGGGCGGATCGGTCGGCGTGCTTACCATCGTCGGCAACTACACGCAAAATGCGGACGCCACGTTGCAGGTCGACGTGACTCCCACGCAAGCGTCGGAATTGAACGTGTACGGCAACGCCAGCTTGGCGGGCACGGTGAACATCATCTACGCGCCCGGCACCTACGCGAATACGACGTACACGCTGGTGCAGGCGAAACAGGTAACCGGTCAATTCGCCGCGATGACGTCGACAGGCTCCGTACCGACGGCGTTGAATCCGACGCTCTCTTACAACACGAGCCAAGCGCAGCTCACTCTCGCTGCCGCGAGTACGACGCCGGTGACACCGCCGGCTACAACCGTGGTCGCGCCGCAGGACGGCAGCTTGTATGCCAACCTGATGCGCAGCCAGGATCTGGTCGGTCAGCAGGTGTTGTCCACGGTGCTCGATGCGACGCTGCGCAACGGCGATATGGGTTGCAACGGCAGCGCAGGTGCATCGCACACCAACACCGTCGCGTCCGCGTGCCACAGCGATCTGTGGATGCAGTACAGCGGCGGCAGCGATTCGCTCACGGGCAGCAACGGTTTGAACAGCACTTCGTTCGGGCTGCAGGGCGGCTTCGATCACGGCGTGACCGACACCGCGCACGTGGGTATCGAAGCGGGCTACAACCGCATCAACGGCAGCGATCGCAACGGCGGCAACGGCACCATCGACAGCGTGCACGGCGGCGTCTATGCCTACGCGAATGTCGGCCCCACGGTGTTGTCGGGCATGCTCGACGGCACGCACAGCAGCTACAGCATCTATCGCCAGACCGGCATCGGTCACGGCGTCACGCGTCCGGACGGCGATGCGATGTCTGCTGCCGTGCAGGCTGCGTGGCCGATGACGATGGCGCAGTGGCAGGTGACACCGGCGGTGGGTGCGTTGTACGAGCACCAGACGTTGAACGCCTTTGGCGAGACGGTGCCGAGCAACAATCCGTTGGCCGACGAGTTCTCGCTGCAGGGTGCACACACCACGTACAACGTGTTGCAGCCCTATGCGCGCGTGCAGTTCTCGCATGCGTTCACGGCGCAAGGCATCAGCTATCTGCCGCAGTTCGACGTGGGTTATCGCTACGACACGCGCAGCAACAACATGCCGGTGGTGCAAGCCACCAGCCAGGACGGCACGGTGTTTATGTTGCCGGGCGATCGCGTGGGTCGTGGCGTCGCTACGGTTGGCGCGCGCATCAACGCGCAAGCAGGCGCTTCGTGGAGCCTTTACCTGGATTACCAGGGACAGTTCTCCAGCCATCTCAACGACAACGCGTTGAGCGTGGGCTTTACGAAAACGTTCTAA
- a CDS encoding DUF1428 domain-containing protein, giving the protein MSYIDGFVLAVPHANREKFIGFAGKFDHIFIEFGAIRVMECWGDNVPDGKLTDFRRAVQAKEDESVVFSWIEWPDKATRDAGMDKVMKDPRMDAANNMPFDGKRMIYGGFAPVVSLPG; this is encoded by the coding sequence ATGTCCTACATCGATGGTTTCGTGCTCGCCGTACCCCATGCCAACCGCGAGAAATTCATCGGATTCGCCGGTAAGTTCGATCACATTTTCATTGAGTTCGGCGCCATTCGAGTGATGGAGTGCTGGGGTGACAACGTGCCCGATGGCAAGCTCACCGATTTCCGCCGCGCCGTGCAGGCGAAGGAGGACGAATCGGTGGTGTTCTCCTGGATCGAATGGCCCGACAAAGCCACCCGCGATGCGGGTATGGACAAAGTCATGAAAGATCCGCGCATGGACGCCGCCAACAACATGCCCTTCGATGGCAAACGCATGATCTACGGCGGCTTCGCACCGGTGGTCAGCCTGCCGGGTTAG
- a CDS encoding TetR/AcrR family transcriptional regulator has translation MTTQQKLIDSARYLIQTRGYNGFSYADVADQVQVRKASIHHHFPAKADLAKAVVDESRTHIEHHARALAEAGVDPQQQLLTYTGYWEKCIADASAPFCVAGMLAAEMPTLPSELADAVRAHFRALTNWLETVLSTGAQLGVFQLRNSVRQEAEAFMAIVYGAMLVARAYATPTTFADIVHLEFKRLLAK, from the coding sequence ATGACGACGCAACAGAAACTCATCGACTCGGCCCGTTATCTCATCCAGACGCGGGGCTACAACGGATTCAGCTATGCGGACGTCGCCGACCAAGTCCAGGTACGCAAAGCGAGCATTCACCACCACTTTCCCGCCAAGGCCGACCTGGCCAAGGCCGTCGTGGACGAGTCACGGACGCACATCGAGCACCATGCACGCGCGCTCGCTGAGGCGGGCGTCGATCCCCAACAACAACTCCTCACGTACACGGGTTATTGGGAAAAATGCATCGCCGACGCGTCGGCGCCCTTTTGTGTTGCGGGCATGCTCGCGGCTGAAATGCCGACGCTCCCCAGTGAGTTGGCCGACGCCGTGCGTGCGCATTTTCGCGCACTGACAAATTGGCTTGAAACCGTCTTAAGCACAGGCGCGCAACTCGGCGTCTTTCAATTGCGCAATTCCGTTCGTCAAGAAGCCGAGGCCTTTATGGCGATCGTGTACGGAGCCATGTTAGTCGCCCGCGCCTACGCGACACCTACGACGTTCGCCGATATCGTGCACTTGGAATTCAAGCGGCTTTTGGCGAAGTAG
- a CDS encoding helix-turn-helix domain-containing protein produces MRTSHRSECVINQTLEVLGDQWTLLVIRDIVFVNRRHFRELLTQSLEGIASNILADRLRKLVEQGIITKSDDPTHKQKAIYSLTEKGIALVPLLLEMAAWGDEYLPASKLQGLARTLKEGGPEVRAEFMDELRKTHLPASG; encoded by the coding sequence GTGCGCACGAGTCATAGATCCGAATGCGTCATCAACCAAACGCTCGAAGTGCTTGGCGATCAATGGACCTTGCTCGTCATCCGCGACATCGTTTTCGTTAATCGAAGGCATTTCCGCGAACTCCTGACCCAATCTTTGGAGGGAATCGCGTCGAATATCCTTGCCGATCGACTTCGAAAACTTGTCGAGCAAGGGATCATTACCAAGTCCGATGACCCGACGCATAAACAGAAAGCGATTTACAGCCTTACGGAGAAAGGCATCGCGCTGGTTCCACTTCTGTTGGAAATGGCTGCATGGGGCGACGAGTATTTGCCCGCTTCGAAGTTGCAAGGTCTCGCTCGCACTTTGAAAGAAGGTGGGCCTGAAGTGCGCGCAGAATTTATGGATGAACTTCGGAAAACACATCTTCCGGCATCAGGATGA
- a CDS encoding ester cyclase has product MSTETVANRLVSLCREGKYEEAQRELYAQDAISIEPQEMSNGPMGNAKGLKAILAKGHQFQDAVEAIHKNEVSNPVVADGWFSVAMHLDATMKGRGRTDMREICVYHVKNDKIVQEQFFYDVH; this is encoded by the coding sequence ATGAGCACTGAAACCGTTGCGAATCGACTGGTGAGTTTGTGCCGCGAGGGTAAGTACGAGGAAGCGCAGCGCGAGCTGTACGCGCAGGATGCGATCAGCATCGAGCCGCAGGAAATGTCGAATGGCCCGATGGGCAATGCGAAAGGTTTGAAGGCGATACTTGCGAAGGGGCATCAGTTTCAGGATGCCGTCGAGGCGATTCACAAGAACGAAGTGAGCAATCCTGTCGTGGCGGATGGTTGGTTTAGCGTGGCGATGCATTTGGACGCGACGATGAAAGGGCGCGGTCGCACGGATATGCGGGAGATCTGCGTGTATCACGTGAAGAACGACAAGATTGTGCAGGAGCAGTTTTTTTACGATGTGCATTGA